CTTCAACTTAAATTTTTGAGGCAATTGGCGATATCACACGGTATTGTAGCAGAGGTTTTAAGTTTGAACCATAACTCTACGTTTTACctcataattaaatattccacacGTTTGATTCACTTATTAAGGAAAAATCTGCCCTATACATGAGGGAGAGTGATAAGATAAACATGAATTATTAAATTTACCTCTTCgcattagtttaaacttttgtgACAAATTGCATTTCTTAGACACATAATTCTCTCCAAAAATCTAGTAATGGAAgagaacaagaaaattattggaaTTGTTGCACTTCATTGCATCAGAATCCTCAAATACTTCTTCCATTTTGTTTGCCCCGACTTTATTTATATCAAGAATTAGAAAAGGATTTAGCCAGCAATCCTGCTTAAGCAAACTCTTAAAAACacaataatagtaataatgataaaataaaaaatcaaatattcacATGATACACCCATCACGTGGTGCAAATAACTCTTCGGATTCGGGTAGTGACTAATGAGAGCACTTGGTGGTCCTGTTATCGTGATACAGGACCACCATGATACATCACAGTCCCATTTTTACAGTCCCATGCAAATTATTACTGTTCATATTGTACCCtgtcaacttttttaaaatttcttttttttctttttctcgatACTTTACCATTAACAAATACTGTTTACTGTTCATATTATGGGAAACTGTACACTTCGTTGCATCAGAATCCTCAAGTACTTCTTCCATTTATATCAAGAATTAGAAAAGGATTTAGCCAGCAATCCTGCTTAAGCAGACTCTTAAAAACacaataatagtaataatgataaaataaaaaatcaaatattcacATGATACATCCATCACGTGGTGCAAATAACTCTTCGGATTCGGGTAGTGACTGATGAGAGCACATGGTGGTCCTGTTTTTGTGATATAGGACCATCATGATACATCACAGTCCCATTTTCAAGCACTGATGCGTTATTGTGACATATGTGAATTATTACTGTTCATATTGTACCCTATCAACTGTTttcctaatttcttttttacatttcCTGAATACCTTACTGTAGATACTGTTTAcgaataatactttttttttctcatcttaattGTTGTGAAACGATAAATTTTAAGTGGATTTTATGcctgaggtttttttttttttttaagcccacttccccccccccccccccccccccccccaaaaaaaaaaaaaaactaatttttgacTCCCTTGCGTTATCTTTCATGCTAAACTTCAGAATACGTAGATTAGATATGTTTTTAGCAAAGcaaatcttttaatatttggtaggtatttaatattcttgaaaattttaaataaaaataaattgtcaaTAATTTTAGACAATAATCATTTGGTTTGGGCTACTTTGAAGTGGGCCCATGTTTCGTTGGGCAAAATAAATCAGGCATTGATctaaaacaataacaattaaTACATTCAAATTTCCAATACATGACCCACTCAATCTATCACGTCCCTGCAGTTCATTTTCATTTGTTGTCTTTCTTGTGTTTCTCCAGATAACCCTTAATTAAATTGCTACTAAGCTATTTTGAGAAGAAGTTAGCTGCAGCTAGGTGATGCAGAGGCCATGAAATTGCTAGCCAATTCTGTATATTTGTTTAGCATTCGTGCGCGAACGATTATGAAAATTGTGATTTCCTGCTACTAATTTTTCAGAGTGTATAAATTTGGGGGAATTAAGGAAATTTGGGTTCCAAAACTTGGGGCCAAtaggatgtatatatataaaggttgCGCCCTTGAGCTAGCCTACAGTCATAGCCAAAATGAACAACATATccttcactacaagaaatcagacaTTTTTCAACActcaaaatcgtcgcaaatacaCATATCAATCCTAAAACATTCTGAGGTATACAAGAATATTGTACACTTTTCCATTTGCCattgatttttttcccattaGGTTTTTTCTTGGCAAGGTTTTAACGAAGCATGTTCTTTGTGTATGGTCATCTAATGAGGAGAGTtataaatgcatgaatgtaGTAAAATACATTATATGTATTTGATGGATGACCATTAGAATTCTGACCTATTCATGTATTCTTATTTTCAATGTTCATGTATCCTCTTGATTCATGTATTGCCATTCCCTAAGTTTATGTATCTATTTAATGTAATGTATCATCTCATGTCTATAAAAGGAAGTCTTGACTAGGAGGATTTGTTGTAGACAAATATTAAGAATGTTGAGAGAAATAATACTGAGTTCCTGAAAAACTAgtttcatatattgtaattattcaattttcttgtttattttctttagttttacaacattttgtaattaataaaaagtataaGGGTTGGGAAGATCAAATAATTTCGGCAGAATTTCTAGGAAGTAACCGAGCAAAGAATCTCATAGAATTAATCTACCtatcaatcactattcactaCCATACATCCAATGAAAAAAAACTGTTAGGTGTGGGGTATGAGGGTGAATAATGGCTAAtgtatagcaaaactcaatctcataATACTCGAAATCCCATCATATTCCCTAAGCGTAAGATTAATCACATTCACATGAACGGCCCATTCGAGACAACACATTTCTAGAAATATAGATGCTGAAGGGAACCATACGCCTTATAGACCTCGTTTGGTTATGTGAAATTACCATTTATCACAAAAGGTTGAGCTAATggaaagagataaattttattatttattttatattttaacactcaTCCTCACGTGTGGGTCAGATTCCCCTTTAATGGATGACTcaacacatgaaatatttaattaaaagttcTGCTACATATAGTCACTTTTGTGTACTCCTTACGCACTTCACTGATGTGATTGGCCAAagcagttattttatattaaaaaaaattacgcaGTCAATCACAGGTTTTAATTGCATGCAATTTAAAAAACCACCATAGGTTTGTTGTTTACAATGCATTGTTGAGTATATCTAATAGGACCTACAAACCTAATTTGTCCACTGCCCTTATGCGTATTATTAGTTTCAGTATCTAACTTTCAACACTGAGGATATTCAAACTCTGGTTTTGTTTAACAATGCTAATGTATCATATTGCTATGTATTAACCATAtttaaaaacaaccaaaaacctCTACTGAAAACCAATCATCTAGGTAAACAGCAGTTGAAAAAGGTATTAAGCAGCATGCAATATTAAAACCACACTTACAATTCCTACAATCATCTAGATTTGTGGTGCTTTCATACTAAGTTTGTGAGGAAAGATGTAGAGTGTTTACAAATGCATGTAGTGCCAGAATATCATGTAACAGGGGGATAGTTGTTATGCAAACCCATCAACAAGATGCCAAGTATAAAACCATTAGCAAACTTACATGAGCATAAATACATCCCAAGGTTCTCAGTAATCCCTAcctcaaataacaaaaaaaatggcCAAAAAGAAGATAATGGAAAGACTCGAGTACTATGTATATACCATGTTAAAAGCTGTGCAAAGTGTATTAAAACCATTTTAAGGGATCGAAATCAATGGGCCCCTTGAAAACATGGGGCGCTGGTCACCCGATACTCACCCAGAACAGAGGTCAAGAAAAGAAGCAGGGAGAAGAGAACTAGGGAGAAGAAGAGATGCACCTTCAGTTGATGATTAAAAAGCCCAGACTTGCTCAGGGGATGATTAACTGAAACTTCGTTACCAATTTGGAGACAACAGAGAATCAGGGAAGGAATTGGCCTCTGGTTCACCAAATTGCACGTCCTTGTTATACCTTCTGCTTAATTTCCCTCTAGCAAAGTCACTATTCCCTCAACAACAGGCCAGCTGTCCTTATGGACCCATGCCGTGTACTTATTTCAGGTCTGGAAGTGACCCTTTCTGGCGCCATTTCAGACCCAATTTGGTGAATACAATTCCCGCCTACTAATTCAAGCTCTCCTTTCACCTGTGCCTAtttaaaatgaaggaaaaataattagtaCCCACATTTACAGCAACGTAGCAAGGAAAACagttataaaattactttaacaTCCAtgaaaatttaaacttttattagaatttaatcaatgaattattattttggccttatatCTTAATTTGTATCACAAATTCGATGTGATTAGTGAAAATACCATGATAATCAATGGTTAATTAGGGGAAaggaaatttaatttatttccttttactaTACAAGAACCATCTGTGTGACCAATAAATTGGTCACCTAATCATAAAACCTcatttaatgtgttttcttaacATCTGAGTAAGTTAAAAACTAAAACCATCAACCTGCAactgtattatttattttgtcctCATATCTTAATTGGAACTTTGCAAGTCAAAAGCATTTTTCCCTTGATAACAGTACCCATTTCCAGCAAGCATCATTTCCCAAATCCTTGTGTTTTGCATTGCTCTTTCCAATGGAGAATACTCACCCAGAAATCATTGCTAAGAAGGGTTGCACATAATTCATTGTTAATTGCCTGGATAGCTCCCCAACAACTATGTCATCCATACCAAGTGTGTGCATACATTTCATACCATATGTGAAATGGGACATGCAAACCTAACCAAGTGTGTGTTTCCAGTGTGTTTCAGTTACACATTTGCATGACCCATACAGTGCGTCTTAGTTACATATTTACACATCATGGGTCAATTTGTGACATTGACCCccatttcataacataaagAACCCATTAATGTACACCCCCTAGCTGGCAATTTAAATGTGTCCTTCCCACTAGTTGACTGCATCATCAATTTGTGCCTCTCCCTTTGATGTAGGTGTTCCACAACGTAAGCTCTGAGTAACCAGAAAAATCTGCACACAATATTAAAACCTTACGagtaattaataactttgatTGCCTAGCTAACAATCTCAATCGATACTCAAGTATATCCAGTTCAAAACCAGTATTATAGATAGATCGATTGCTAAACCATCCAATATTGTAGATCCACTCCACAAACCATGGATgagatgcaaaaataaaaaaccatctTGGATTTTGAACTTTGTTCCAAAGAAATTACATCGAGTTATGATTTTATCAAAGAAACAGTCATAGCAGTTTTCAGCTATTTTCTGCACCTATGCACACCCCACATGCACAGGATTGAAATTCAGTACGCACTTATTTTTACTCAAATTAAATAGCTTGTGGGATGGAATAGATAATGCTAAAAAAACCATAGCTAGCCTAGATACCTGCAGAGCCTTAAAGGTTTTAATCTTCCTTACAGCTACAAGAAAATGTCAGTTGCTTTTTAATGGActtcaaggttttttttttctcctctctctctcacattagATGACAAATCTTGTTGCTTGGATACTTTGCTACCGATCAACTAAAGTCTCTTAACTTATCTTACAAAAGGAGAAGCAACGAGAAATCATGATATCCAGTACTATTACTGCTCCAAATAAAGAATTTGGTCACAGCTTTGATTACCATCCCAAATAGTCCAATTGAGGAACTCATGCAAAATCTGCAATAATATGTCAATCGAAATGAcaaccctatatatatacatatatatatatatatatgcagctaGCCATTTTAGTTGTAATGGATAAATGGTACAAGGACACAAGAGTGAATCCACCAGGTTGTTTTAAGTCAAATAGAAACAAGACAAGAAATGAGCTGAGTGAATCCAGTGACTTCTTCATTCAATCTCACATGGAAGCATTGAAGTTCCTCAACTCTCAAACAGAGTTGAACAATGTTAGCAACTTGGTATCAGAATAGAAGAGATAAATATGACTTTGCAGGGCATATATGATGGCCATTAGCATCAAAGAGTTTTGGGTTACATCATTGTGAGGATTCGTGGGGTCCAAAATGGGGAGATCTAGAATGGCCATATAAGAATGAATAGAAATCCTAGCAAGCCTATAGAGCTTGCTGGACTGAACATAATGCCTTCTAATAAGGAACAGCGAAAGACTTGGTTTTATTTTGATGCATTGTTTAATCGTTTACTTCCTGGGCTTTGGATAGTCTGTCTTGGACAATGTGATTTCTGGCCCTTTCGATCCATTGGTCCAGGATATGAGCCAAACCACCTCCCTTTTTTGGAATTATAAAATCTGTGTGGCTTTTAATTCACTTGTTATAAATAGAGTAGTCAAGCATTATTGGAAAGATATCATAGTATGAGAGCTCATATATATCAACattaatgataaattatatcattttgaCTCTGTTATCATATGTGACAAGGGGCTTGATCTCTTGGTAGACATTCATTGGCACATAACAGTTTTAATTTGTATACATGAATGGCCTATCAGCAcacaaaataatatgttttctCTAGTTAGGACGCTCGACCCAAAAGAGAGTTAGGCGGCACTTGAGCTACATATAGCTCCTTTCACACATATCATTTTCTATCTTCATCCGCTACTCACGTATATGTTATAGGCACATGTATACTGTCCCAACACTAATGTCAACTTTTATATGCATGTCAGATAAAGTGTATCTAAATTGGTTTAATGAATATACGCTTTATCTACCATGATTTGCTAGTAACTGAAATTCCATCATTCCCAATTTGTTAACATCCTTTATTGATGTGAACCACTGGCTTCATAATCTCATTGGGGTTCATCATCAATGACATTGGCATATAGTTCCcttaaaaatctaaaactaGTGGAAACAGACTTTTCCATACAGGTTTTCCCCCAAACCTTGTAATCCATATGGTCAGTGCTTAGTCCCATAGCTTGTAGATGTCATCTACAAGGATGAACCAAGAAAGTCCAAATAAGTAGAGCTTATGGCTAGTGCCTATGAAGACATTTATCGCATATGCTGCAAGacgttttcttaatgtttttcCTTGCTCGCAGTTGCTCCATGGTTTGTTTCAAGAACCACTAAGGGTATGCCACTCTATTGTATTACTATCAATTATCTCTTGATGAATGACATGGAAGTTCCTAAGCAGGAAAACCCCATCAACTGGTCTGCACTTACAAGAAAAGGGGATCTTCTACTAGGCTACTGGGTAAAGATAGAGAGAACCATACTCTACGTAAATATTAAGACAAgacgaaaaagaaaattgcaaacCATGGATTATTTGATAATGAGAACAGGTGCTAGATGTGCAACACTTACAATGTATTGCTTTCATTATCAATTTCAGCATTGCTATTACAGATTCATAAGCATATTGGTTTAAACATTGTTGATTATCTTTGTGAAActgaataattttataattcgaATGAAGACTATGTTTATTTGGGTAATTAGCGATTCATACCTTAGCTTCGCCGACAATCTCCTCATCTTTTGTGTTTCGACAATTGAAGTCATGTGCTATCTGCAATTAAGCACGTAGACAAAGTAAGttactatacatacatatatatatcaatatattttcacTGTGATTTCTAATACTTACGCTTATAAAGGGGATTGTGAAATGAgaaccataaaataaattcatgaaacCACGATGAGTGTAAGCCTGGATCGTTTCTCAAAAATGAAGGCAATGATAGGGATAAAAATCCCTATTTGTCTAGCATAGGGCTTAAACCACTACATAGGCACTTAATTCAAAGAACTGTGTATATATGCCCATTGTCATGAGTACATtatgaatttcaaattaaaaatcataataatcaaTACAAATATGACTTaccgtcatcatcatctgactCCTCGTGCATGAGTCTCAGACTCGCTACCGGAGTTATCCTTGTCAAGTGGGTCATCATCAATGAAGACATCATTGTCAACTGGTTGGGACGGGTCTTGACGTGATATGATTGTTGGATCAACAGACAAATGCTCTTCATCAACTTGACTCAATGGATCGGCCATGGTTGATTCACTCTCGAGAATAGGGGGATAGTTGTTCACATTATTGTGGAATTCATCTTCTATTTCACCCCCCGATGATTCGTCATCATCAATCTCCTCCTCAACAGTAGTCATCGAGCGAATGTTGTAAACATTCATATTTGTAATCTTATGGACGACATGCCAACTTCCACCCAATGTCGGATTCGTGAGATAAAATACCTGAGTTGCTTGGCATGCAAGGGAAAAAGGCTCATCTTTATACCATTGCCTAGCAGTATTCACTAACGTTAAGTGGTCTCTAACACGTATCCCCCTTCTCGTGTCGCCAACGTCATACCAAGCACATTGAAAAAGATATACCTTACGCCAACCCATGTAGAGTAATTCTATAATATCATGCAACACACCGTAGAAGTCAACAGGGGATCCCTGATGCGACCCATGAACCACCACCCCGCTATTTTGAGTAAGACGATGCCTTTCACGCTCTTTCGAATGAAAGCGAATACCATTCGATATGCATCCGACATATGATGCTACCCAAGGATCTGGACCACATGCTAATGCATATATGTCATCGGTTACCGCAGTTGGACTACTTGCACGTAACTCTCGAATCTACCATACAAAATGACAGAAGAAAACCCAGTTATTGTTTTGGTCTTAATTTGTCTGAGGGATCCAAATGGAAACACAAAATATTGGTATCTTACATGAGATCTGAACCACAATGGGAATTCACTCTGGTGCCTACGATCGATGTTATGAGGGTCCTCTTGTTTCATCTTGTTATAGTGTTCCCTAGATATAAGGGAAGCTAACATAACTAggagagtaaaaaataaaaatttaataacttAAGAAACTTTCCAAGAATATTGTACTTACTCTATGTATTGTTCAACCTCCATGCAATTATTAAGTACATACCAACGGGCCTTGGCCATTAGTGTATCTGCTAATTTGTGCGACCTTGCTGTCCCCAATGGTCGTGTCTTTTGTGAGAAAACAGATAAACTTGGCTGACTTCCCGACCCAGTCGAACCGACAACATCACTGTTACGTTCCTCTCGGTTATACCTAGTCTCAATATCATTAAGGTACATAGAGCAAAATGTAAGGCACTCAAGATGAAGATATGCCTCAGCAATTGAGCCTTCTGGACAGGCTCTGTTGTGGACGTACCGCTTGAACTTCCCTAGATACCTTTCAAAATGGTACATCCATATGTATTGCACAGGTCCTGCCAGTAATGCCTCATCTGGCAGGTGAACGACAAGGTGCACCATGATATCAAAAAATGCGGGAGGGAATATCATTTCTAGTTTGCAGAGAATGATGGGAATATTTGCCTGAAGCAAATGCAACACTGATATCTTCAAAGCTCGTGAacataattctttgaaaaaatagctTAAATCTATTAAGGCTTGACGCACATCGGCCTGTAAGAACCCACCAATCACGACCGGCAACAGTGCTTGAATAAAGATATGACAATCATGGCTCTTCATTTTACTGGTTTTCCCATCACTAACATTGACACATCAAGCAATGTTCGAGGCAAATCCATCAGGGAATTTCACATTTGACAACCATGCACAAAACGTCCTTCTCTCATTCAAATTTAACATGTAGAAAGCAAAACTCATACTAATACGATCGCCATCACGTTGTAAATGCAATTCTTTCCTTAGTCCAAGATTAGCCAAATCCCTGTGCGCATTGGCGGAGTTCTTAGTTTTTCCGTCAATATTCAGCAATGTTCCCAAAACGTTatcgcatatatttttctcaatatgcatgacATCCAAGTTATGTCTCAAACCCAAGTCTAACCAGTAAGGAAGctcaaaaaatatagattttttgtCCAATTTAGTTGATTGGGCGTTAGTTTCCTCTTCAAAGAAGATTTACCAAACTGGAAATGTGACAATCCACGTAATTGTTCAATCAATTCCTCTCCCTCGACCCTTAATGGTTGGACTCGGTGCTCCTCGTACccattaaaagtattttttttccgtCTCCAAGTGTGATCTAGGGCCAACCATTGTCGATGACCCATATAGCAATGTTTGCGCCCATAAACCAACCATTGTGAATGTGTGTCAGATGTACATGAAGGGCATGCCATCTTGCCCTTTGTGCTCCAACAAAAAAGATTGGCATATGCGGGAAAGTCATTGATAGTCCAAAGCAACGCTGCATGCAATCTAAATATTTGCCAACTGTACGCATCATAGATATGAATACCCTCTTCCCATAACTCCCTCAACTCATCGACAAGAGGGCGCAAGaaaacatcaatatcatttcCTGGTGCCTTAGGGCCAGGGATTAGCAACGACAACATGgtatatggatctttcatacatgACCAAGGGGGCAAGTTGTAAGGCACAAGTAGAATCGGCCATATGCTGTACGGTTTGCTCATTTTATTGAATGGGTTAAACCCATCACTCGCCAAACCAAGTTTAACATTGCGAGGATCTTTGGAAAACCAACCATGTTTTTCATCGAAGTCTTTCCATACCTTAGAATCGGTTGGATGACGCATGCATGTCAGATCGTCAACACGTGCTCCTACATGCCATCTCATGGTTTGGGCTGTCTTCTTTGACATAAATAGCCTCTGCAAGCGCGGCTTCAGGGGGAAATATCGGAGAAATTTTTGTGGTATTCTCTGTTGCTTACTTGTACTTACAATCCACCTAGATGCTTTACATTTAGGGCATTCATTGTACtcagcattttccttccaaaacaagGCACAATCATTTGGGCACACATGTatctttttataactaaagCCCAAGTCATGCTCCAAGCGACAAGCGTCATTAAATGAGTCAGGGAATAGAGCATGGGGAAATGCAGCTTGCAGAAGCTTTAAAACCATGTCAAAGGACTTCACGGTCCAACCACCAATGCTCTTGATGTGAAGCAACTTGACTATAAATGATAGCTTTGAGAACTTAGCACATGAAGGATAAAGTGGACGTCGTGCGTCGGCTACCAAATCCTCGAAATCAAGGTTTGTCAGAGTATTAGAGGTGGATGGTTGATCATTTGTGTTTGCATGTGCTCGATTTCTAGTTGAATTATCCATAAACGACCCATGATGAATGTCATCTAATATCTCGTCGAAATCATCAATGTAGTCATTGTAAGCTGATGCATTGTCACCTTCATCATCAGAAAATGTAGGATCTAGGAACGAATCATCTTCTCCATAGAATATCCATTCCGTATAAGTTGGATCAATCCCTATGATGAACAAATGATCTTCGACCGTCAGAAAAGAGTGGAAAGCTCTATTTCGGCATATCCTACATGGACACCTAATGTGATCAGATCCAGGTGTGTGGGCTTGAGCCATAGCCAGGAATTGTCTAACACCTTCACCATATTCATTGGAATGCAATCTATCTTCGATAAGCATCCAAGCCTTATCCATCAGAGCAGCTGACCAACTATGGGAAAAGAGATTGGACAAGATACTGTTAGGGGATAATCAATGAGAATGAATGTAAAAGATCATTTCTTAGAGTGGAGGTATTTACGGGGATATCTGTAAAAAGTAGCAGAGAATGGAAAATGAGAAAAGCCATCAAGCTAAAATCTGTTTGCATTGTGGTTTGTGGGTAGGTAGAGGTGAACATGTATGTTTAATTGGTGGGTTTTAAAGTCGAGCTGTAACATGTGTTGTAACCTTGGCTAGTAGTTGTACAGGTTCTCATAAATGACTACTTAAAATCGTGTAGGATGAATTTAGCTCAGGTTGAATGAAGGAAGAGGCCAGAGAATTAGGCACTATTATTGAAATAAGGAGCCCATACTCGAAAATTAAGGAGCTgcagtgcatttttttttctattctgtGACATGTCAATGCagcaattataaaataaagtagaaTTTAAGTTTGACCAGTACATGAGATAAATGAATTACTCAAATTATACTTGAGTTATTAacttaacttatatataaatattatatatagcttttgAAATTATAAGCATTGTGATATTGGTAAATATCATAACCCATCATGAATTTTTAACTTGGTGGAGTACTAGTACGTATGAGATGGAACATATATTTCTGATCGATCAACAATATGCAGGCTAAATTGATCTCATGCACCAATATATTCCAACACAATATTAATTGCGTCAATACAATAACAAAGGAATTCTCCATGAAGTAGACATATAAGGTCATATGTATACTTCATTCAGCCAcatggattttgtatttttcttacgATAAGAGGGAAATTACACCAAGATCAAATAAagtaagcatatatatatatatatatatatagctatatattatatatatatatatggctggTCCCTACTACAACTCAAGGGCATATAAAATCTATGGTGATTGAATGCGAAGGGTACTTTGAAATGGCATGCCCGCAAGTATATCTTGGTCGAATTATTACGTGACCAAAGTAGGCTAATTTATAGGTCTGGtggtgttttcttttgaaatgcaTTGTCTCTAATTCTTATCCGTTTTATTCTGTATGTTCTTAGCGAGAAAGAACCTTGTTTCTCAAATAGAGAGGGGGGCTATCCTCTTTCCTATTTAACTTCCCTGTAAGGTAGGTGGAAAAGGCAATTTTGGGGAATGTTCAAAATTAGTTCTTCTTCCCCGGGCGAAGTGAGATACAAGAGGAAGGCGGTTTTGCGTTACAATGGGATGCATGGCTAAAGGGGGAAGAGGCTTTACAGATGTGTTTTGACTATATAACATAGCGAATATCATGATGACTGGACAATATTATGTATGATAAATATGCGTTAAGATACTTCTgtctaatattgtatatatgtgCATGGAATGATGTATCACCATGTGCTCGAGTACTAACCTGAAATAAATTTCCCAAATTAAAGAAAGGCCTGATTGAAATAGACTTTTTTCATTGTCTGATTATGAGTTTGTGTCCAAAGTGTCTTCCTATGGCCTTACATGGTATT
Above is a genomic segment from Juglans microcarpa x Juglans regia isolate MS1-56 chromosome 1D, Jm3101_v1.0, whole genome shotgun sequence containing:
- the LOC121247537 gene encoding uncharacterized protein LOC121247537, translated to MDKAWMLIEDRLHSNEYGEGVRQFLAMAQAHTPGSDHIRCPCRICRNRAFHSFLTVEDHLFIIGIDPTYTEWIFYGEDDSFLDPTFSDDEGDNASAYNDYIDDFDEILDDIHHGSFMDNSTRNRAHANTNDQPSTSNTLTNLDFEDLVADARRPLYPSCAKFSKLSFIVKLLHIKSIGGWTVKSFDMVLKLLQAAFPHALFPDSFNDACRLEHDLGFSYKKIHVCPNDCALFWKENAEYNECPKCKASRWIVSTSKQQRIPQKFLRYFPLKPRLQRLFMSKKTAQTMRWHVGARVDDLTCMRHPTDSKVWKDFDEKHGWFSKDPRNVKLGLASDGFNPFNKMSKPYSIWPILLVPYNLPPWSCMKDPYTMLSLLIPGPKAPGNDIDVFLRPLVDELRELWEEGIHIYDAYSWQIFRLHAALLWTINDFPAYANLFCWSTKGKMACPSCTSDTHSQWLVYGRKHCYMGHRQWLALDHTWRRKKNTFNGYEEHRVQPLRVEGEELIEQLRGLSHFQFDLGLRHNLDVMHIEKNICDNVLGTLLNIDGKTKNSANAHRDLANLGLRKELHLQRDGDRISMSFAFYMLNLNERRTFCAWLSNVKFPDGFASNIA